The following coding sequences are from one Abyssicoccus albus window:
- the rpsL gene encoding 30S ribosomal protein S12, translating into MPTINQLVRKPRQSKSKKSNSPAMNRGFNSLKKRPTITNSPQKRGVCTRVGTMTPKKPNSALRKYARVRLSNNMEVNAYIPGIGHNLQEHSVVLVRGGRVKDLPGVRYHIVRGALDTSGVDGRRQGRSLYGTKKPKE; encoded by the coding sequence ATGCCTACTATTAATCAGTTAGTTCGTAAACCGCGTCAATCTAAAAGTAAGAAATCAAATTCTCCAGCAATGAACAGAGGTTTCAACAGTTTGAAGAAGCGTCCAACGATAACAAACTCTCCACAAAAGCGTGGTGTTTGTACACGTGTTGGAACAATGACACCGAAAAAACCGAACTCAGCATTACGTAAATATGCGCGTGTTCGTTTATCGAATAACATGGAGGTCAATGCATACATTCCTGGTATCGGCCATAACTTACAAGAGCACAGTGTTGTACTTGTACGTGGTGGACGTGTAAAAGACTTACCAGGGGTACGTTATCACATTGTACGTGGTGCACTTGATACTTCAGGTGTTGATGGGCGCCGTCAAGGCCGTTCATTATACGGAACTAAGAAGCCTAAAGAATAA
- the fusA gene encoding elongation factor G: MAREFSLEKTRNIGIMAHIDAGKTTTTERILYYTGKIHKIGETHEGASQMDWMEQEQERGITITSAATTASWKDHRINIIDTPGHVDFTVEVERSLRVLDGAVTVLDAQSGVEPQTETVWRQATTYGVPRIVFINKMDKTGADFKYSVGTLKERLQANAHPIQLPIGAEDNFSGIIDLVEMRAFNYNNDLGTEIEEIDIPEEFMAEAEELREGLIEGLSEVNEEIMEKYLGGEEISKDELKAAIRKATCDVEFYPVLCGTAFKNKGVQLMIDAVLDYLPSPLDVKPIVGHRVSDEEEEVIARADDSADFAALAFKVATDPFVGKLTFFRVYSGTLSSGSYVKNSTKGKRERVGRILQMHANSREEISTVYAGDIAGAVGLKGTGTGDTLCGEKDDIILESMEFPEPVIQLSVEPKSKADQAKMTESLVKLQEEDPTFHAHTDEETGQVIIAGMGELHLDILVDRMKREFKVECNVGAPMVSYRETFKQSASVQGKFSRQSGGKGQYGDVHIEFTPNEVGAGFEFENAIVGGVVPREYIPSVEAGLKDAMENGVIAGYPLIDVKAKLFDGSYHDVDSSEMAFKIAASLALKEAAKVCQPVILEPMMKVEVIIPEEYMGDIMGDITSRRGRVDGMNARGNAQVVNAYVPLSEMFGYSTSLRSNTQGRGTYTMTFDHYEEVPKSVAEEIIKKNKGE; the protein is encoded by the coding sequence ATGGCAAGAGAGTTTTCACTAGAAAAAACTCGTAATATCGGTATCATGGCTCACATCGATGCTGGAAAGACGACAACGACTGAACGTATTCTTTATTACACAGGTAAGATTCATAAAATTGGAGAAACACACGAAGGTGCATCTCAGATGGACTGGATGGAACAAGAACAAGAACGTGGTATTACAATTACAAGTGCTGCGACAACTGCTTCTTGGAAGGATCACCGTATCAACATTATTGATACACCAGGACACGTAGATTTCACTGTTGAAGTTGAACGTTCATTACGTGTATTAGATGGTGCTGTAACTGTGCTGGATGCTCAATCAGGCGTTGAACCACAAACTGAAACAGTTTGGAGACAAGCAACGACATATGGTGTTCCTCGTATTGTATTCATCAATAAGATGGACAAAACAGGTGCTGACTTCAAATATTCAGTAGGAACACTTAAAGAGCGATTACAAGCAAACGCGCATCCAATTCAACTTCCAATTGGTGCTGAAGATAACTTCTCAGGTATCATCGATTTAGTTGAGATGAGAGCATTCAATTATAATAATGATTTAGGAACTGAAATTGAAGAAATAGATATTCCTGAAGAATTTATGGCTGAAGCTGAAGAATTAAGAGAAGGTTTAATTGAAGGTTTGTCAGAAGTCAATGAAGAAATTATGGAGAAATATTTAGGCGGAGAAGAAATTTCAAAGGATGAGTTGAAAGCGGCAATCCGTAAAGCAACTTGTGATGTAGAATTCTATCCAGTACTTTGTGGTACAGCATTCAAAAACAAAGGTGTTCAATTGATGATTGACGCCGTTTTAGATTACTTACCATCTCCATTAGACGTTAAACCAATTGTTGGACACCGTGTAAGTGATGAAGAAGAAGAAGTTATCGCTAGAGCTGATGATTCAGCTGACTTTGCTGCATTAGCATTTAAAGTTGCAACGGATCCATTCGTTGGTAAATTAACATTCTTCCGTGTGTACTCAGGTACATTATCATCTGGTTCATACGTTAAAAACTCTACGAAAGGTAAGCGTGAACGTGTTGGGCGTATCTTACAAATGCACGCAAACTCTCGTGAAGAGATTTCAACAGTATACGCTGGAGATATCGCTGGAGCAGTAGGTCTTAAAGGTACAGGAACTGGAGATACTTTATGTGGTGAAAAAGATGATATCATCCTAGAGTCTATGGAGTTCCCAGAGCCAGTAATCCAACTTTCTGTTGAGCCTAAGTCTAAAGCAGACCAAGCTAAAATGACAGAATCACTTGTTAAATTACAAGAAGAAGACCCTACATTCCATGCGCATACGGATGAAGAAACTGGACAAGTTATCATTGCAGGTATGGGTGAATTACACTTAGATATTTTAGTTGACCGTATGAAACGTGAATTCAAAGTTGAATGTAACGTTGGTGCGCCAATGGTATCTTACCGTGAAACATTTAAACAATCAGCAAGCGTTCAAGGTAAATTCTCACGTCAATCAGGTGGTAAAGGACAATATGGTGATGTTCATATTGAATTTACTCCAAATGAAGTAGGTGCAGGATTTGAATTTGAAAACGCAATCGTTGGTGGTGTTGTTCCTCGTGAATATATCCCATCAGTAGAAGCTGGTCTTAAAGATGCAATGGAAAATGGTGTTATTGCCGGCTATCCATTAATTGATGTGAAAGCGAAATTATTTGATGGTTCATACCATGATGTCGATTCATCTGAAATGGCCTTCAAAATTGCAGCATCACTTGCATTAAAAGAAGCGGCTAAAGTGTGTCAACCTGTTATCTTAGAACCAATGATGAAAGTTGAAGTAATCATCCCTGAAGAATATATGGGAGATATTATGGGAGATATTACTTCACGTCGTGGACGTGTAGATGGAATGAATGCTCGCGGTAACGCACAAGTCGTTAATGCGTATGTTCCACTTTCGGAAATGTTTGGTTACTCAACGTCATTACGTTCTAATACACAAGGTCGTGGAACTTATACTATGACATTTGATCATTATGAAGAGGTTCCTAAATCAGTAGCTGAAGAAATCATCAAGAAAAATAAAGGTGAATAA
- the rpoB gene encoding DNA-directed RNA polymerase subunit beta: MSNQLIQYGKHRTRRSYARISEILELPNLIEIQTKSYDWFLEEGLIEMFNDISPIEDFTGNLSLEFVNYRLGEPKYDMEEAKDHDATYSAPLRVKVRLLIKETGEVKEQEVFMGDFPLMTDTGTFIINGAERVIVSQLVRSPSVYYSEKVDKNGKVSFGATVIPNRGAWLEYEIDAKDVVYVRIDRTRKLPITVLLRALGFGTNQEIIELLGDNEYIQNTLEKDGTETVDQALLEIYERLRPGEPPTVENAKNLLYSRFFDPKRYDLASVGRYKMNKKLHTKHRLFNQELAESIIDTETGEVLVEEGTLIDRRVLEKIMDQLESTANVEVHQLEQSVLDEPIEVQSIKVKVPNAEGDEEKTATVLGNAMPDKEMKCITPSDIVASISYFFNLLDGIGYTDDIDHLGNRRLRSVGELLQNQFRIGLSRMERVVRERMSIQDVDSITPQQLINIRPVIASIKEFFGSSQLSQFMDQTNPLAELTHKRRLSALGPGGLTRERAGMEVRDVHYSHYGRMCPIETPEGPNIGLINSLSSYARVNAFGFIETPYRKIDPETNRVTSQFDYLTADEEDGYVVAQANARLNEDGEFLDEEVVCRFRGNNTKMKSERMDYMDVSPKQVVSAATACIPFLENDDSNRALMGANMQRQAVPLMNPEAPFVGTGMEHVAARDSGAAVVSKYHGRVEHVEANEIRVKRIENIDGKETETDTTTYRLSKFIRSNSGTSYNQRPIVKVGDIVDKGEILADGPSMEKGEMALGRNVVVGFMTWDGYNYEDAVIMSERLVKDDVYTSIHIEEYESESRDTKLGPEEITRDIPNVSENALKNLDDRGIVYIGAEVKDGDILVGKVTPKGVTELTAEERLLHAIFGEKAREVRDTSLRVPHGAGGIVHDIKVFNREDDDELSPGVNQLVRVYIVQKRKISVGDKMCGRHGNKGVISKILPEEDMPYLPDGRPIDIMLNPLGVPSRMNIGQVLELHLGMAAKEMGIHVASPVFDGANEEDVWNTIEEAGMARDGKTVLYDGRTGEPFDNRVSVGVMYMLKLAHMVDDKLHARSIGPYSLVTQQPLGGKAQFGGQRFGEMEVWALEAYGAAYTLQEILTVKSDDTVGRVKTYEAIVKGENVPRPGVPESFRVLMKELQSLGLDVKIMDESDNEITMKDTEEDQTISMTNNTSNTHKPEQV, translated from the coding sequence TTGAGTAATCAACTGATCCAATACGGCAAACACCGTACACGTAGAAGCTATGCACGAATTTCAGAGATTTTAGAACTACCTAACTTAATCGAGATTCAAACGAAGTCTTATGATTGGTTTTTAGAAGAAGGATTAATCGAGATGTTTAATGATATCTCACCAATTGAAGATTTCACTGGTAATTTATCATTAGAGTTTGTAAATTATCGTCTAGGTGAACCAAAGTATGATATGGAAGAAGCAAAAGACCATGATGCAACTTATTCTGCGCCATTACGTGTCAAAGTACGTTTGTTAATTAAAGAAACGGGCGAAGTGAAGGAACAAGAAGTATTCATGGGTGACTTCCCGTTGATGACAGACACAGGGACATTCATTATTAACGGAGCAGAACGTGTTATTGTATCGCAGCTCGTTCGTTCTCCATCGGTTTATTATAGTGAAAAAGTGGATAAGAACGGTAAAGTAAGTTTTGGTGCAACAGTTATTCCGAATCGTGGAGCTTGGTTAGAATATGAAATTGATGCTAAGGATGTTGTATACGTTCGTATCGATAGAACAAGGAAATTACCGATCACTGTTTTACTACGTGCTCTAGGTTTTGGAACTAACCAAGAGATTATAGAGCTATTAGGTGATAATGAGTATATTCAAAACACTCTTGAAAAAGATGGAACTGAAACTGTCGATCAAGCCCTTCTTGAAATTTATGAACGATTACGTCCTGGTGAGCCACCAACAGTAGAAAATGCGAAGAATTTATTATATTCTAGATTCTTTGATCCGAAAAGATATGACCTAGCTAGCGTTGGTCGTTACAAAATGAACAAAAAGCTTCATACGAAACATAGATTATTTAATCAAGAACTGGCTGAATCAATTATTGACACAGAAACTGGAGAAGTTTTAGTAGAAGAAGGTACATTAATTGATCGTCGCGTTCTTGAAAAAATCATGGATCAACTAGAGTCTACGGCGAATGTTGAAGTGCATCAATTAGAGCAATCTGTATTAGATGAACCGATTGAAGTACAATCTATTAAAGTGAAAGTTCCAAATGCAGAAGGTGATGAAGAAAAAACTGCAACTGTTTTAGGTAATGCAATGCCAGATAAAGAAATGAAGTGTATCACGCCTTCAGATATTGTAGCTTCTATCAGTTATTTCTTTAACTTATTAGATGGAATTGGTTATACAGATGATATTGACCACTTAGGGAATAGAAGATTACGTTCTGTTGGTGAGTTATTACAAAACCAATTTAGAATTGGATTGTCACGTATGGAACGTGTCGTTCGTGAACGTATGTCGATTCAAGATGTTGATTCAATTACGCCACAACAATTAATTAACATTAGACCGGTTATCGCATCTATCAAAGAGTTCTTTGGTAGTTCTCAATTGTCGCAGTTCATGGATCAAACAAACCCATTAGCAGAGTTAACGCATAAGAGAAGGTTATCCGCATTAGGCCCAGGAGGATTAACAAGAGAACGTGCAGGTATGGAAGTTCGTGACGTTCACTATTCTCACTATGGACGTATGTGTCCAATTGAAACGCCAGAAGGACCGAACATTGGACTAATCAACTCGCTTTCTAGTTATGCGAGAGTTAATGCATTTGGTTTCATTGAAACTCCTTATCGTAAGATTGATCCTGAAACTAATCGTGTGACTTCGCAATTTGATTATTTAACAGCCGATGAAGAAGATGGCTATGTTGTAGCCCAAGCGAATGCTCGTCTTAACGAAGATGGTGAATTCTTAGATGAGGAAGTCGTTTGTAGGTTCCGTGGTAACAACACGAAGATGAAGAGTGAACGTATGGATTACATGGATGTTTCTCCAAAGCAGGTTGTTTCTGCAGCTACAGCGTGTATTCCATTCTTGGAAAATGATGACTCTAACCGTGCGTTGATGGGTGCGAACATGCAACGACAAGCTGTACCTTTGATGAACCCTGAAGCACCATTTGTAGGTACAGGTATGGAGCATGTTGCGGCAAGAGATAGTGGAGCAGCTGTTGTAAGTAAATATCATGGCCGTGTCGAGCACGTGGAAGCGAATGAAATTCGAGTGAAGCGCATCGAGAACATCGATGGTAAAGAAACTGAAACAGATACAACAACGTATCGTTTATCTAAATTTATTCGTTCGAACTCTGGGACAAGTTATAACCAACGTCCTATCGTTAAAGTTGGGGACATTGTTGATAAAGGTGAGATTTTAGCCGATGGACCGTCAATGGAAAAAGGTGAAATGGCACTTGGTCGAAATGTTGTCGTTGGATTTATGACTTGGGATGGGTATAACTATGAAGATGCTGTTATTATGAGCGAACGTCTTGTTAAAGATGATGTCTATACTTCTATCCACATCGAAGAGTATGAATCTGAGTCTAGAGATACTAAGCTAGGACCAGAAGAGATTACGAGAGATATTCCGAATGTTAGTGAGAATGCACTTAAAAATTTAGATGACCGTGGTATCGTGTATATAGGCGCGGAAGTTAAAGATGGTGATATTCTCGTCGGAAAGGTTACGCCTAAAGGTGTGACGGAGTTAACTGCTGAAGAACGGTTACTACATGCCATCTTTGGTGAGAAAGCACGTGAAGTTCGTGATACATCATTGCGAGTACCTCATGGTGCTGGTGGTATTGTGCATGATATTAAAGTGTTCAATCGTGAAGATGATGATGAGTTATCACCAGGAGTTAACCAACTTGTTCGTGTATATATCGTTCAAAAACGTAAAATCTCAGTCGGAGATAAAATGTGTGGACGTCATGGGAACAAAGGTGTAATTTCGAAGATTTTACCGGAAGAAGATATGCCTTATTTACCAGACGGTAGACCAATTGATATTATGTTAAACCCATTAGGGGTACCATCACGTATGAATATTGGACAAGTACTTGAGTTACATCTTGGGATGGCTGCTAAAGAAATGGGTATCCATGTTGCCTCTCCAGTCTTTGATGGTGCGAACGAGGAAGATGTTTGGAATACAATTGAAGAAGCTGGAATGGCTCGTGATGGTAAGACTGTATTATACGATGGTCGAACGGGAGAACCATTTGATAATCGTGTATCTGTCGGTGTCATGTACATGTTGAAGCTTGCACATATGGTAGACGATAAGTTACACGCACGTTCTATTGGGCCGTACTCACTAGTTACTCAACAACCACTAGGTGGTAAAGCACAATTTGGTGGTCAAAGATTTGGTGAGATGGAAGTATGGGCGTTAGAAGCATATGGAGCGGCATATACATTACAAGAAATTCTTACTGTCAAATCAGATGATACAGTAGGTCGCGTGAAGACTTATGAAGCAATCGTTAAAGGTGAGAATGTACCGCGTCCAGGAGTACCTGAATCATTTAGAGTGTTAATGAAAGAGTTGCAGTCACTTGGTTTAGACGTGAAAATTATGGACGAATCAGATAATGAAATCACGATGAAAGATACAGAGGAAGATCAGACGATATCAATGACTAATAATACTAGTAACACACATAAGCCAGAACAAGTTTAA
- the rpsG gene encoding 30S ribosomal protein S7 produces the protein MPRKGSVPKRDVLPDPIHNSKLVTKLINKIMIDGKRGTAQRILYNAFDLVQERSGKDAMEVFDEALNNIMPVLEVKARRVGGSNYQVPVEVRPDRRTTLGLRWLVNYARLRGEKTMEERLANEILDAANNTGGAVKKREDMHKMAEANKAFAHYRW, from the coding sequence ATGCCTCGTAAAGGTTCAGTACCAAAGCGTGACGTATTACCGGATCCGATTCATAATTCTAAATTAGTAACAAAATTAATTAATAAAATTATGATTGACGGAAAACGTGGTACAGCGCAACGTATTTTATACAATGCTTTTGATTTAGTGCAAGAACGTTCGGGTAAAGATGCTATGGAAGTATTTGATGAAGCATTAAACAACATCATGCCAGTGCTTGAAGTTAAAGCACGTCGTGTTGGTGGTTCTAACTATCAAGTACCTGTAGAAGTTCGTCCTGATCGTCGTACGACACTTGGTTTACGTTGGTTAGTTAATTACGCACGCCTTCGTGGTGAAAAGACAATGGAAGAGCGTCTAGCGAATGAAATTTTAGATGCTGCTAACAACACTGGTGGTGCCGTTAAGAAACGTGAAGACATGCATAAAATGGCAGAAGCAAACAAAGCATTTGCTCACTACAGATGGTAA
- the rpoC gene encoding DNA-directed RNA polymerase subunit beta' produces the protein MIDVNKFSYMQIGLASSEKIRTWSEGEVKKPETINYRTLKPEKDGLFCERIFGPTKDYECSCGKYKRRAYPKVDVCERCGVSITKSKVRRERMGHIELAAPVSHIWYFKGIPSRMGLLLDMSPRQLEEVIYFASYAVINPGPTGLDKKELLSEREYREYYDKFGENFTAKMGAEAIRDLLRQIDLDAELKALQEELESATGQRLTRAIKRLEVVESFRNSGNKPEWMILDVLPIIPPEIRPMVQLDGGRFATSDLNDLYRRVINRNNRLKRLLDLGAPGIIVQNEKRMLQEAVDALIDNGRRGRPVTGPGNRPLKSLSHMLKGKQGRFRQNLLGKRVDYSGRSVIVVGPNLKMYECGLPKEMALELFKPFVMKELVSREIATNIKNAKGKIERMESEVWDVLEDVIKEHPVLLNRAPTLHRLGIQSFEAKLVEGRAIRLHPLVTTAYNADFDGDQMAVHVPLSKEAQAEARMLMLAAQNILNPKDGKPVVTPSQDMVLGNYYLTLERAGTLGEGSIFKDANEVIMAYQNGYVHLHSRIALRASSYNAPKVAEKHEGKLMLTSVGKVIFNEIMPDSFPYINEPTKENLEVATPDKYFIDAIDLDEAGLKAHFNTLEEVPSFNKKYLGQIIAEVFNKFHITETSVMLDLMKDLGFKYSSKAGITVGVSDVVVLPDKQEIINEAEDKVEKVTKQFTRGLITEEERYNAVIEIWTNAKDTIQDKLMASLGKLNPIYMMSDSGARGNASNFTQLAGMRGLMANPSGRIIELPIKSSFREGLTVLEYFISTHGARKGLADTALKTADSGYLTRRLVDVAQDVIVREKDCGTDRGLLVKAIKEDNELIEPLFDRLEGRYAKETVRHPETKEIIVKSNELITVDLAKEIVNAGIEEVYIRSAFTCNTRHGVCERCYGKNLATGEKVEVGEAVGTIAAQSIGEPGTQLTMRTFHTGGVAGSDITQGLPRIQELFEARNPKGQAVISEINGEVTDIEVIKDRQQEIKVKGDNETRTYVASGTARLKIEVGDKVERGQVLTDGSIEPKHLLNVAGLNETQNYLLKEVQKVYRMQGVEIDDKHVEVMVRQMLRKVRIIEAGDTSLLPGALVDIHQFTDANKEIFKQRKRPATAKPVLLGITKASLETESFLSAASFQETTRVLTDAAIKGKRDNLLGLKENVIIGKLIPAGTGMQRYNKFDFDHDVMQVNEEETQLN, from the coding sequence TTGATTGATGTAAATAAATTTAGTTATATGCAAATAGGGTTAGCTTCATCGGAGAAAATTAGAACTTGGTCTGAAGGTGAAGTTAAAAAGCCAGAGACGATTAACTACCGTACATTAAAGCCAGAAAAAGATGGACTATTTTGTGAGAGGATTTTCGGGCCCACAAAGGACTACGAATGTAGTTGTGGTAAGTACAAACGCCGAGCATACCCGAAAGTAGATGTATGTGAACGTTGTGGTGTTTCTATCACGAAGTCAAAAGTACGTCGCGAGCGTATGGGGCATATTGAATTAGCTGCACCAGTATCTCATATTTGGTATTTCAAAGGTATTCCATCACGTATGGGACTACTTCTTGATATGTCACCGAGACAACTTGAGGAAGTAATTTACTTCGCTTCATATGCTGTTATTAATCCTGGCCCAACAGGATTAGATAAAAAAGAATTACTGTCTGAACGTGAATATCGTGAATATTACGATAAGTTCGGTGAAAATTTCACAGCGAAAATGGGTGCGGAAGCGATTCGTGACTTATTAAGACAAATCGACTTAGATGCTGAACTTAAGGCGCTTCAAGAAGAATTAGAATCAGCTACTGGACAACGTTTAACTCGTGCGATTAAAAGGTTAGAAGTTGTAGAATCATTTAGAAATTCAGGCAATAAGCCTGAATGGATGATTCTAGATGTTCTTCCTATTATTCCACCTGAGATTCGTCCGATGGTTCAATTAGATGGTGGCAGATTTGCAACAAGTGATTTAAACGACTTATATCGTCGAGTGATTAATCGTAACAACCGTTTGAAGCGTCTATTAGATTTAGGAGCGCCTGGAATTATCGTTCAAAATGAGAAACGTATGTTACAAGAAGCCGTCGACGCTTTAATTGATAACGGACGTCGTGGCCGACCTGTTACTGGACCAGGAAATAGACCACTCAAATCACTATCTCATATGTTGAAAGGGAAACAAGGACGTTTCCGTCAGAACTTACTTGGTAAGCGTGTAGATTACTCAGGGCGTTCTGTTATCGTTGTTGGACCGAACTTAAAAATGTATGAGTGTGGACTTCCTAAAGAAATGGCTCTTGAGTTGTTCAAACCATTTGTTATGAAGGAATTAGTCTCTCGTGAAATTGCAACAAACATCAAAAATGCAAAAGGTAAAATTGAGCGCATGGAATCTGAAGTATGGGATGTTTTAGAAGATGTAATTAAAGAACATCCAGTGCTTTTAAACCGTGCACCAACACTTCATAGATTAGGAATTCAAAGCTTTGAAGCGAAATTAGTTGAAGGTCGAGCGATTCGTTTGCACCCACTTGTTACAACGGCATATAATGCGGATTTCGACGGAGACCAAATGGCAGTTCATGTGCCGCTTTCAAAAGAAGCACAAGCTGAGGCGCGAATGTTAATGTTAGCAGCGCAAAATATTCTGAATCCTAAAGATGGTAAACCTGTTGTAACACCATCACAGGATATGGTTCTCGGTAACTATTATTTAACGTTAGAACGTGCTGGGACACTTGGAGAAGGATCCATCTTCAAAGATGCAAACGAAGTCATTATGGCATATCAAAATGGTTACGTTCATTTACATTCAAGAATTGCATTACGTGCATCAAGTTATAATGCACCGAAAGTGGCTGAGAAGCATGAAGGCAAGTTAATGTTGACTTCAGTTGGTAAAGTTATATTTAATGAGATAATGCCGGATTCATTCCCATACATTAATGAACCAACGAAAGAAAACTTGGAAGTCGCTACACCAGACAAGTACTTCATCGATGCGATAGATTTAGATGAAGCTGGTTTAAAAGCACACTTTAATACATTAGAAGAGGTACCGTCATTTAATAAAAAGTACCTTGGACAAATCATTGCTGAAGTATTCAATAAATTCCACATTACAGAAACATCAGTGATGCTTGACTTAATGAAGGACTTAGGGTTTAAGTATTCATCTAAAGCAGGTATTACTGTTGGTGTAAGTGACGTCGTTGTATTACCAGATAAACAAGAAATTATTAATGAAGCAGAAGACAAAGTAGAAAAGGTTACAAAACAATTTACACGTGGTTTAATTACTGAAGAAGAACGCTATAATGCTGTCATTGAAATATGGACAAATGCGAAAGATACGATCCAAGATAAGTTAATGGCATCATTAGGTAAATTGAACCCGATTTACATGATGAGTGATTCAGGAGCCCGAGGTAACGCATCTAACTTCACACAACTCGCAGGAATGCGTGGACTAATGGCGAACCCTTCTGGTCGAATTATTGAATTACCGATTAAGTCTAGTTTCCGTGAAGGTCTTACTGTATTAGAATACTTTATTTCAACGCATGGTGCCCGTAAAGGTCTTGCTGATACGGCACTGAAAACAGCCGATTCTGGTTATTTAACACGCCGTCTTGTTGATGTGGCTCAAGATGTAATCGTTCGTGAAAAAGATTGTGGAACAGACCGAGGCTTATTAGTAAAAGCAATCAAAGAGGATAACGAACTTATCGAACCGTTGTTCGATCGTTTAGAAGGTCGTTATGCAAAAGAAACAGTACGACACCCTGAAACTAAAGAAATTATTGTGAAGTCGAATGAATTGATTACTGTTGATTTGGCGAAAGAAATTGTTAATGCAGGTATTGAAGAAGTCTACATTCGATCAGCATTCACATGTAATACACGCCATGGTGTATGTGAGCGTTGTTACGGTAAAAACTTAGCTACAGGTGAAAAAGTTGAAGTCGGTGAAGCTGTAGGAACAATTGCCGCACAATCTATCGGTGAACCAGGTACACAATTAACAATGCGTACATTCCACACAGGTGGAGTCGCAGGTAGCGATATTACCCAAGGTTTACCACGTATTCAGGAATTATTTGAAGCACGAAATCCGAAAGGACAAGCTGTTATTTCAGAAATTAATGGTGAAGTCACTGATATTGAAGTTATTAAAGATCGTCAACAAGAAATTAAAGTTAAAGGTGACAATGAAACAAGAACTTACGTTGCGTCTGGAACTGCACGCTTAAAAATCGAAGTTGGTGACAAGGTCGAACGTGGTCAAGTATTAACTGATGGTTCAATTGAACCGAAACATCTATTGAATGTGGCTGGATTAAATGAAACTCAGAATTACTTGCTTAAAGAGGTACAGAAAGTATACCGTATGCAAGGGGTTGAAATTGATGACAAGCACGTTGAAGTCATGGTACGTCAAATGTTACGTAAAGTAAGAATAATCGAAGCAGGAGACACATCATTATTACCAGGTGCTCTCGTTGATATTCATCAGTTTACTGACGCAAACAAGGAAATCTTTAAGCAACGTAAACGACCAGCAACTGCTAAACCTGTACTCCTTGGAATAACGAAAGCTTCACTAGAAACAGAAAGTTTCTTATCAGCAGCTTCATTCCAAGAGACAACTAGAGTGTTGACAGATGCAGCAATTAAAGGAAAACGTGATAATCTTCTTGGATTAAAAGAGAATGTTATTATTGGTAAATTGATTCCAGCAGGTACTGGTATGCAACGCTATAATAAGTTTGATTTTGATCATGATGTAATGCAAGTAAACGAAGAAGAAACGCAACTAAACTAA